The following are encoded together in the Zingiber officinale cultivar Zhangliang chromosome 8A, Zo_v1.1, whole genome shotgun sequence genome:
- the LOC122011307 gene encoding uncharacterized protein LOC122011307 translates to MGLYESDFIAIVRRHPIVIGSNSENALLPRFKVWESLLGSKEILLKHLRRCGWFFSSNIENVVRPNINFLRDECGIPEDRVSLVIKRQPSFIAQNPDALRALVDRTDGLGVPRESRMFLWVLSALHKVSWEKFEAHVKLMNRFGWSNSEFIAAIQKCPTFLWFSTEALRRKMEFFIKIVGSTPSDIAKHPGALELSLEKRLIPRFHVMEILKSEGLWTSRDKLHIFFSLSGPIFLQKYVLPYKDKLPKLLEVLSIVHEFKENNPDC, encoded by the coding sequence ATGGGACTATATGAGTCCGACTTCATCGCTATCGTTCGGCGGCACCCTATAGTTATTGGCTCCAACAGCGAGAACGCGCTTCTCCCCCGATTTAAGGTTTGGGAAAGTTTATTGGGATCGAAGGAGATCCTTCTCAAGCATCTCCGGAGGTGTGGATGGTTTTTTAGCAGCAACATTGAGAATGTAGTGCGCCCCAACATTAACTTCTTACGGGATGAGTGTGGTATTCCTGAAGACCGGGTTTCTCTTGTCATTAAAAGGCAACCCAGCTTCATCGCCCAGAACCCAGATGCCCTCCGGGCTCTGGTAGATAGAACTGACGGGCTTGGAGTTCCCCGAGAATCTAGGATGTTCCTCTGGGTCCTCAGTGCGCTGCACAAGGTCAGCTGGGAAAAATTTGAGGCCCATGTCAAGCTCATGAACAGATTTGGTTGGTCGAACTCAGAATTCATTGCTGCAATCCAGAAATGTCCAACATTTTTATGGTTTTCCACTGAGGCATTACGGCGAAAGATGGAATTTTTCATCAAGATTGTTGGAAGCACACCTTCAGACATTGCTAAGCATCCAGGGGCTTTAGAATTGAGTTTGGAAAAGAGGTTAATTCCTCGATTTCATGTGATGGAGATATTGAAATCTGAAGGGTTATGGACTTCACGAGACAAGCTACATATATTTTTCTCATTGTCTGGTCCAATTTTTTTGCAGAAGTATGTGCTCCCTTACAAAGATAAATTACCCAAACTGCTTGAAGTCTTGTCAATTGTACATGAGTTCAAAGAGAACAATCCAGACTGCTAA
- the LOC122011305 gene encoding transcription termination factor MTERF15, mitochondrial-like — translation MLRFLVRHPFLPPSTLLRRVLFSNGTSASSGATASLDPHFLVEYLMTTCGFSADVASKVSKSLPRSQSTEKADAVLGFFRSQGLDGANLRRIIAWKPGLLGWDVETNLAPKFKLLREMGLSESDIIVIVWRHPIVIGYNSENVLLPRFKVWESLLGSKEILLKHLRRSGWFFSSNIENVVRPNINFLRDECGIPEDRVSLVIKKQPSFIIQKPDALRALVDRTDGLGVPRESTMFIWVLKALCGVSREKFEAHVKLMNRFGWSNSEFIAAIQKQPTFLLRSTEALQRKMEFFIKIVGSTPSDIAKHPVALELSLEKRLIPRFHVMEILKSEGLWTSRYKLHTFFISPGPKFLQKYVLPYKDKLPKLLEVLSIVPEFKGNNPEC, via the coding sequence ATGCTTCGCTTCCTAGTCCGCCACCCCTTTCTCCCTCCGTCGACGCTACTCCGTCGCGTCCTCTTCTCCAACGGCACTTCCGCCTCCTCAGGCGCCACTGCTTCTCTGGATCCCCACTTCCTGGTCGAGTACCTCATGACTACATGCGGGTTCTCCGCCGACGTTGCTTCCAAGGTCTCTAAGTCGCTCCCTCGTAGTCAGTCCACCGAGAAGGCCGACGCCGTTCTTGGATTCTTCAGATCTCAGGGCCTTGATGGTGCTAATCTGAGAAGGATAATAGCTTGGAAACCAGGATTGCTCGGCTGGGATGTGGAGACGAACCTCGCCCCAAAGTTTAAACTTTTGCGCGAAATGGGATTATCTGAGTCCGACATCATCGTTATCGTTTGGCGGCACCCTATAGTTATTGGCTACAACAGCGAGAATGTGCTTCTCCCCCGATTTAAGGTTTGGGAAAGTTTATTGGGATCGAAGGAGATCCTTCTCAAGCATCTCCGGAGGAGTGGATGGTTTTTTAGCAGCAACATTGAGAATGTAGTGCGCCCCAACATTAACTTCTTACGGGATGAATGTGGTATTCCTGAAGACCGTGTTTCTCTTGTCATTAAAAAGCAACCCAGCTTCATCATCCAGAAACCAGATGCCCTCCGGGCTCTGGTAGATAGAACTGACGGGCTTGGTGTTCCCCGAGAATCTACTATGTTCATCTGGGTCCTGAAAGCGCTGTGCGGTGTCAGCAGGGAAAAATTTGAGGCCCATGTCAAGCTCATGAACAGATTTGGTTGGTCGAACTCGGAATTCATTGCTGCAATCCAGAAACAACCAACTTTTTTATTGCGTTCCACTGAGGCATTACAGAGAAAGATGGAATTTTTCATCAAGATTGTTGGAAGCACACCTTCAGACATTGCTAAGCATCCAGTGGCTTTAGAATTGAGTTTGGAAAAGAGGTTAATTCCTCGATTTCATGTGATGGAGATATTAAAATCTGAAGGGTTGTGGACTTCACGGTACAAACTACATACATTTTTCATATCACCGGGACCAAAATTTTTGCAGAAGTATGTGCTCCCTTACAAAGATAAATTACCCAAACTGCTTGAAGTCTTGTCAATTGTACCTGAGTTCAAAGGGAACAATCCAGAATGCTAA